From the genome of Bryobacteraceae bacterium:
GGATTTCGCCCGAGGCGCTCGCCGTCGTCCGTCGTGCCGCCGAAATCCAAGGGCGCTCGGTCAGCGATTTTGTGGTTGCCGCCGCACAGGAAGCTGCACATAGAGCAGTGTCCGAGATCGAGGTCATTCGGCTCTCACGCGAAGCGCAGGAACGTTTTGCTGACCTCCTGCTGAAACCGCCACGCATCAGACCTGCACTGAAGAGAGCCTTCAAACGTCACCGAGCACTCGTCAAGCCGTAATATGGCCGACACGGTCCGCATCACGGCGCTCGACGAGCAGCATGATCGTTCTTCGTTTGCCAGCGGTTCGGATGCTCTCGATCGCTACTTCAAAACCCAGGCGTCACAAGATCTTCGCCGGCGGATCGCCACATGCTTCGTTGCCGTGAGCGACGAGACCGACGAGATTGTCGGCTACTACACGCTCGCCGCCACCAACATCGCGTTGACCGATCTTTCGCCCGCGACGGCAAAGAAGCTGCCACGCTATCCAACGGTTCCGGCCGTCTTGCTGGGCCGTCTCGCCATCGCGAAATCCCATCAGGGCAGGGGCCTCGGAAGTGTGTTGCTCGTCGACGCCATCAAGCGGTGCTCACGCGCAGAACTTGGAATCTTCGCGATCGTTGTGGACGCCAAAGACGAGGGGGCACAGCGATTTTATGAACATTTCGGGTTCAGTTTGCTGCCGGGTGCCGGGCGCCGGCTCATGCTTCCGATGAATGAGGCGTTGCGCAACCTGGGATGAATTGATGCCTGCAAGCTCCTGGTTTTGATGCGGCATGATAGAGACGATGTCGTTGCCCTTGGACTTAGGAATGCTGGAATCGGATGAGCGTTTTCAAAGCATGTGCTTCCGTCTCGCCCGGAAAGAATTCCCTCAGGCCATCCCAGTTGCGCATGGCTCTTGGGACGGCGGGCGGGACGTCGTTTCGTTTAGCACGGACGCCGGAGATGTCATGTGGCAGTGCAAGTTCACCAAACGAAGCTTGACCGAGCTGAAACCCAAGATCGTTGAATCCCTCAACGCATTGAAGGAGTCGAGGCCTGTAGCAAAGTGGATTCTCTGCCTGCCTGTAGACGGATCGGGTGTGTTCTTGGATTGGTTGCGGGAAACAATTTCGGTGCAGTATCCCTTCATCCATGCATGGGAAGTGTGGGGTCGGCAAGAGCTCCTTGATCGTTTGGCTCAACATCAGGACGTGCTGGAGATGTTCTTCTTTCCCGTTTGGAAGGCCCTTGAGGAGCGGTTCAGAACCGAAGAACTGGAACTTGTGCGATACGAACTCGATCCCGAATGCCACTGGGCGCGGGTCGATCCCAGCGTCCTGTCTTTCACACCGGTACGCGGTGGCGGCGACCTCGTGTTTGACATCATCGTGCGGAGTCGTGGCAGCATCCAGTCCCTATTACAGACGATCAAGCTCGAAATCTCCGATGTCAAACGGCACCTTCGTGGCTTGCCCGGAACGGCGCTGCTATTTTCACAGCACACGTATGCTGTCTCCCTCGGCGGCGGAAAACCCGGTGCGTCGATTGCACGAATGGAGCCTCCGCTTCTTGTCGATACCGGCCAGCATCAGCGATTCAAAGTCAAGCTGACGGATTCGGGCTACGCTTGGAGTGGATGGGTCCGTTTAACTCTGCTTTACGCGGGCAATAAGGAATTGCCGATGCCGAGCACATTCTTGCGTCTGTAGGGGCCAGTACGTCTGTGCTATGCGGCGTCGCCCGGACGCGACGGCGTGCAGTGAACACCATTTGAACACTACCGAGCGTCGGCTCGATGCCCAGAATGAAAACCGGGCGAATTCTCATCGCCATAAGAGGGCAACAAAAACGCTATGTTCTTTGTTGTCAATCGAAAGTCGTTTTCCCAAGCTGGACGTCGTGGGTTCGAGTCCCATCTCCCGCTCCAACTTTTCAACGACTTAGCGTCCCCGGTCTTCTCGATCGACCCATAGGGATCGGTGCGGAGCTGCCTGGACGGCGATCCGACTCCGCCTCCGTCGCGCATCCAGGCAGAGCCGTAAGCAAAGCTGTGCTTGGCCGGCCGCACACGGTGTCACCTGGCGCCCCCGGCCCGTCGCTACATTCGCAGGGCCTTGATCAAAGCGGAAAGCGCGGCCGGCTGTTGCCGCCGATTGGGATAGTAGAGAAAGAAGCCGGGGAACGGCTGGCTCCAATCTTCGAGAACGCGCATCAGCGCCCCGCCCGCAAGGTGCGGCGCCGCGTGATCCTCCGACATGAAGGCGAGGCCCACGCCATCTATCGCGGCGCGGGTCACGATCTCCAGGTCGTCGAGGATCAGCGGTCCGTTGACGGCGACGGACAGCGATTTCCTGCCTTTTTCGAACTCCCAGCGGTAGACGCCCGCGGAGCCGTGCCGGAAGTTGATGCATTGATGGTTCATCAGGTCTTTGGGCGACTTGGGACGCGGATGCGATTTGAAGTATTCCGGCGAACCGACGATGGCCGGCCTGTGATCCTTGGATACGCGCACGGCAATCATGTCTTTCTCGATGTACTCGCCGAAGTGAATGCCCGCGTCGAAGCCCGCGGCCACAATATCCATGCGGCTGTTATCGGTCGTGACGTCGAGCAGAACGTCCGGGTAGTCCCGCGCGAACTGGCCGAGCTTCGGCGCGAGCACCGTCACGGCGGCGAGTCGGGGCGCCAGCAGGCGCACGCGGCCCGCCGGTTGGTCCCGGAATCCCGCGACCTGGTCCACCGCTTCGCGGATCTCGGAGAGGGCAGGGCGCAGGCGCGCGAGCAGGTGCTGCCCGGCATCGGTCGTCGTGACGCTGCGCGTGGTCCGGGAGAGCAGGCGCACGCCGATGTTCTCTTCCAGTTCCCGGATTGCGTGACTGATCGCGGAGGGTGAAACGCCCATGCGCTTGCCGGCGCGCGTGAAGCTCCGTTCCTCCGCGACGGCAAGGAACGCCGACAGGATGCTCAGATCGTTCCGCGTCATTTGTGAATTATTTTCACAACTCTTTGTTGATTGTCCAGGCTTATCAATTGGGAGGTTTGGCCGTACTCTGGATTCAGACCACACGAAAGAACGCCATTCAACGTAGAGCTGAGGGCGACGGATGAAGGAGACAAGCCATGAAAGGAACCGTTCTCTACGGGCCGCGCGACGTACGCTTCGAGGAACGTCCGGAACCCACCATTCTCAAGGCCACGGACGCGATTGTCAGGATTTCGGCGGCATGCGTATGCGGGTCCGACCTGTGGCCCTACCGCGGCATCAACGCGGTCAATGAACCGATGCCGATGGGGCATGAATATTGCGGCGTTGTCGAGGCAGTGGGCGTGGAGGTGAGGACGGTAAAGCCCGGCCAGTTCGTGATCGGGTCGTTTTTCGCGTCCGACAACACGTGCCCCAACTGCGCGATCGGGTACCAGTCGTCCTGCGAGCGCCGCGAATTTGTCACCACCGCGCAGGCGAGCATTCTGCGCATCCCTATGGCGGACGGAACGCTGGTCGCCACGCCCGCCATGCCGTCAGTGGAACTCGTGCCGAGCCTGCTGGCGCTGTCCGACGTCATGGGCACCGGCTGGTTCGCCGCGGACGCCGCCAGCGTCAAGCCGGGCTCGACCGCAGTGGTGGTTGGCGACGGCGCGGTCGGCCTGCTGGCGATCCTCTCGGCGAAACAGATGGGCGCGGAGCGCATTATCGCAATGAGCCGCCACGCCGCGCGGCAGAATCTCGCGCGCGAATTCGGGGCGACGGACATCGTGACCGAGCGCGGCGAAGACGGAGTGGCGCGCATCAAGGAGCTGACCCGCGGGATCGGCGCGGACTCGGTGCTGGA
Proteins encoded in this window:
- a CDS encoding LysR family transcriptional regulator; the protein is MTRNDLSILSAFLAVAEERSFTRAGKRMGVSPSAISHAIRELEENIGVRLLSRTTRSVTTTDAGQHLLARLRPALSEIREAVDQVAGFRDQPAGRVRLLAPRLAAVTVLAPKLGQFARDYPDVLLDVTTDNSRMDIVAAGFDAGIHFGEYIEKDMIAVRVSKDHRPAIVGSPEYFKSHPRPKSPKDLMNHQCINFRHGSAGVYRWEFEKGRKSLSVAVNGPLILDDLEIVTRAAIDGVGLAFMSEDHAAPHLAGGALMRVLEDWSQPFPGFFLYYPNRRQQPAALSALIKALRM
- a CDS encoding GNAT family N-acetyltransferase translates to MADTVRITALDEQHDRSSFASGSDALDRYFKTQASQDLRRRIATCFVAVSDETDEIVGYYTLAATNIALTDLSPATAKKLPRYPTVPAVLLGRLAIAKSHQGRGLGSVLLVDAIKRCSRAELGIFAIVVDAKDEGAQRFYEHFGFSLLPGAGRRLMLPMNEALRNLG
- a CDS encoding zinc-dependent alcohol dehydrogenase family protein — encoded protein: MKGTVLYGPRDVRFEERPEPTILKATDAIVRISAACVCGSDLWPYRGINAVNEPMPMGHEYCGVVEAVGVEVRTVKPGQFVIGSFFASDNTCPNCAIGYQSSCERREFVTTAQASILRIPMADGTLVATPAMPSVELVPSLLALSDVMGTGWFAADAASVKPGSTAVVVGDGAVGLLAILSAKQMGAERIIAMSRHAARQNLAREFGATDIVTERGEDGVARIKELTRGIGADSVLECVGTQESMLQAIGSVRKGGYASYVGVPHGVELNGETLFYAHVHLHGGPAPVRRYLPELIRLVWDGKINPGKVFDLTLPLDQVAEGYRAMDERRAIKTLLRP
- a CDS encoding DUF1778 domain-containing protein; the encoded protein is MRQEPTSKTSRLEARISPEALAVVRRAAEIQGRSVSDFVVAAAQEAAHRAVSEIEVIRLSREAQERFADLLLKPPRIRPALKRAFKRHRALVKP